One region of Oxalobacteraceae bacterium OTU3CAMAD1 genomic DNA includes:
- a CDS encoding RNA-binding S4 domain-containing protein, which produces MQKVSFELNGEFVELNQLLKLVGLCDSGGAGKMMVASGAVKVDGKQELRKTAKIRAGQRVSVGDVIISIDAV; this is translated from the coding sequence ATGCAAAAAGTAAGCTTCGAATTAAACGGTGAGTTTGTGGAACTGAACCAGCTCCTGAAGCTCGTTGGATTGTGCGACAGCGGCGGCGCCGGCAAGATGATGGTGGCCAGCGGCGCGGTGAAAGTCGACGGCAAGCAGGAATTGCGCAAGACCGCGAAAATCCGCGCCGGCCAGCGGGTCAGCGTCGGCGACGTCATCATCAGCATTGACGCCGTGTAA
- a CDS encoding flagellar protein FliT, which translates to MIATEVLSMYENIAGLSNQMAAAARMGDWDGLSKLEAQCATEARAVATGVPALSGAPRMRKIDLLKQILANDREIRDIADPWMNQVPGMARQ; encoded by the coding sequence ATGATCGCTACCGAAGTCCTCTCGATGTACGAAAACATTGCCGGTTTGAGCAACCAGATGGCCGCCGCCGCGCGCATGGGCGACTGGGATGGTCTGAGCAAACTGGAAGCCCAGTGCGCCACCGAAGCCCGCGCCGTCGCCACCGGCGTCCCAGCCCTGAGCGGCGCCCCGCGTATGCGTAAGATCGACCTGCTGAAGCAGATTCTGGCGAATGACCGCGAAATCCGCGACATCGCCGATCCCTGGATGAACCAGGTACCCGGCATGGCGCGTCAGTAA
- a CDS encoding beta/gamma crystallin family protein codes for MKKFLPRLLNAALALAAPVVFASAAHAGEITLYTHDNFGGPAISVRDQVPDLSADGFNDRASSVRVRSGRWQLCENANFDGRCIVLGPGEYRKLEGFNDVLSSLREVGGDDRGDRGDRGDRGHDRRGDNGYGGGGRRGGAPIVLYSQSRFNGAEVELRDDIRKLDRLDFNDQAGSVIIREGEWQLCDDADFRGKCIVLSPGRYDNLRDMGDRISSVRRVR; via the coding sequence ATGAAAAAATTCCTGCCCCGCTTGCTGAACGCCGCCCTCGCGCTGGCCGCTCCCGTTGTCTTCGCCTCCGCCGCGCATGCCGGCGAAATCACGCTTTACACCCATGACAATTTCGGCGGGCCGGCGATTTCGGTGCGCGACCAGGTCCCCGATCTGTCGGCCGATGGCTTCAACGACCGCGCCTCGAGCGTGCGGGTGCGCTCGGGCCGCTGGCAGCTGTGCGAGAACGCCAATTTCGACGGCCGTTGCATCGTCCTTGGGCCGGGCGAGTACCGCAAGCTGGAAGGGTTTAACGATGTGTTGTCGTCGCTGCGCGAGGTAGGTGGCGACGATCGTGGTGACCGTGGTGACCGCGGCGATCGCGGCCATGACCGTCGCGGTGACAACGGCTACGGTGGCGGAGGCCGCCGTGGCGGCGCGCCGATCGTGCTGTATTCGCAGTCGCGTTTCAACGGCGCCGAGGTCGAATTGCGCGACGACATCCGCAAGCTGGATCGTCTCGACTTCAACGACCAGGCCGGTTCGGTGATCATCCGCGAGGGCGAGTGGCAGCTGTGCGACGACGCCGATTTCCGCGGCAAATGTATCGTTCTGTCGCCGGGCCGCTACGACAACCTGCGCGACATGGGCGACCGCATCTCATCGGTGCGACGCGTGCGCTAA
- a CDS encoding PEP-CTERM sorting domain-containing protein (PEP-CTERM proteins occur, often in large numbers, in the proteomes of bacteria that also encode an exosortase, a predicted intramembrane cysteine proteinase. The presence of a PEP-CTERM domain at a protein's C-terminus predicts cleavage within the sorting domain, followed by covalent anchoring to some some component of the (usually Gram-negative) cell surface. Many PEP-CTERM proteins exhibit an unusual sequence composition that includes large numbers of potential glycosylation sites. Expression of one such protein has been shown restore the ability of a bacterium to form floc, a type of biofilm.), which translates to MFLSKLNAALLAATLSMGTGAAQATIITFDEFPATGTIPLITGDSFATSGYNFNVLEGSVYFLSSGNGTTSMDLGGKVSVRNASNIPFSFTSFALRTVLALETSTVKFSGTDVGGNVIVETYTVSGANSPNPLDMTFFNPSRFNNLTALEMEIVYGPWDAETYFSLIDNMAFNEQGVSAVPEPETWAMLGLGLAMVTGLARRKRA; encoded by the coding sequence ATGTTTTTATCAAAACTGAACGCCGCTTTATTGGCCGCCACCTTGTCCATGGGGACCGGCGCGGCACAGGCCACCATTATCACCTTCGACGAATTCCCCGCCACTGGCACCATCCCCCTGATTACCGGGGACAGCTTCGCGACGAGCGGCTATAACTTTAACGTTTTGGAAGGATCGGTGTATTTCCTATCCTCTGGTAACGGTACGACCAGCATGGATTTGGGTGGCAAAGTCAGTGTGAGAAACGCGTCCAATATACCGTTCTCGTTCACCAGCTTCGCCCTGCGCACGGTGTTGGCGCTTGAAACCAGCACGGTGAAATTCAGTGGCACGGATGTGGGCGGAAACGTCATTGTCGAGACCTACACCGTCAGCGGCGCCAACAGCCCCAATCCGCTCGACATGACATTCTTCAATCCGTCCCGCTTCAACAACCTCACCGCGCTGGAAATGGAAATCGTCTACGGCCCCTGGGACGCCGAGACCTACTTCAGCTTGATCGACAACATGGCCTTCAATGAACAGGGGGTGTCCGCCGTGCCCGAGCCGGAGACTTGGGCGATGCTGGGATTGGGCCTTGCCATGGTTACGGGACTGGCGCGCCGCAAGCGCGCCTAG
- a CDS encoding class I SAM-dependent methyltransferase gives MEPDHIEEITQKTLQHYELTAQQFFAGTIDHDVSQNIAALLDAIEGAAPYRLLDLGCGPGRDLKTFREMGHEAIGVDGSARFVEMARAYSGCDAWHQDFVQLDLPAEYFDGVYANASLFHVPSAALPDVLRRLHAALKPGGVLFSSNPRGDNREGWNGPRYGSYYDYDTWERHLVAAGFSGVQHYYRPSGLPRDQQPWLASVWRKI, from the coding sequence ATGGAACCCGATCACATTGAAGAAATTACACAGAAAACGCTGCAGCATTACGAGCTGACGGCGCAGCAATTTTTCGCCGGCACCATCGATCATGATGTCAGCCAAAACATCGCCGCGCTGCTCGACGCGATCGAGGGGGCGGCGCCGTATCGCCTGCTCGATTTGGGGTGCGGTCCCGGCCGCGATTTGAAGACCTTCCGCGAGATGGGACACGAAGCGATCGGCGTTGACGGCTCGGCCCGCTTCGTGGAGATGGCGCGCGCCTACAGCGGTTGCGACGCCTGGCACCAGGACTTCGTCCAGCTCGATTTGCCGGCCGAATATTTCGATGGCGTGTACGCCAACGCCTCGCTGTTCCACGTGCCGAGCGCGGCGCTGCCGGACGTGTTGCGGCGCCTGCACGCGGCGCTGAAACCGGGCGGCGTTCTGTTCAGCTCGAATCCGCGCGGCGACAACCGCGAAGGCTGGAACGGCCCGCGCTACGGTAGCTACTACGATTACGATACCTGGGAACGGCACCTTGTCGCGGCAGGCTTTAGCGGCGTCCAACATTACTACCGGCCCAGCGGACTGCCGCGCGATCAACAGCCTTGGCTGGCCAGTGTCTGGCGGAAAATTTGA
- a CDS encoding MATE family efflux transporter, whose product MPHSFTLSSIRLEAAALWRLSWPMLIGQLATVGMGVADVAMTGHTSADELAAVSLGASIWSIILVTVSGVMMAINSIVAHDVGAGDLRKIPHTVRQSLWKALGVGLAAAALANVATLLFAHLYLTPHVQRQAELFVHIISIGLLPFAAYRALYGYSTSINQTLPVMLIAIMGLCINIFVNWLLVFGNWGFPALGGVGCAVSTALCMWMMLFAMLAWIRYAPAYRATYPFTHWEWPHWPEIGTMLRLGVPIGISYFAEVSAFGAVSLLVARYGVVQISAHQIALNFTSLVFMVPLSFGIALITRVGQSLGEGNPLKARFVAWVGVWMSLAFAVLSAAFIVVFRHQIAQAYTSDPAVQELCAHLLLFAALFQLSDSTQVAAACALRGYKVSRQPMQIQLLAFWGFALPLGCWLGLAPQWMPWSPAEPMAASGFWIGLVVGLTVAAVLLSWSLRNLSLARVRGA is encoded by the coding sequence ATGCCCCATTCTTTCACCCTGTCGTCGATCCGTCTCGAAGCCGCCGCGTTGTGGCGCCTGTCCTGGCCCATGCTGATCGGCCAGTTGGCCACCGTCGGCATGGGTGTGGCCGACGTCGCCATGACCGGCCACACCAGCGCCGACGAGCTGGCGGCGGTGTCGCTGGGCGCATCGATCTGGTCGATCATCCTGGTCACCGTCAGCGGCGTCATGATGGCGATCAACAGCATCGTCGCGCACGACGTCGGCGCGGGCGACCTGCGCAAGATCCCGCACACGGTGCGGCAATCGCTATGGAAGGCGCTCGGCGTCGGCCTGGCCGCGGCCGCGCTGGCCAACGTGGCCACCCTGCTGTTCGCCCACCTGTACCTGACGCCGCACGTGCAGCGCCAGGCCGAGCTGTTCGTCCACATCATCAGCATCGGCCTGCTGCCGTTCGCCGCCTACCGCGCGCTGTACGGCTACAGCACCAGCATCAACCAGACCTTGCCGGTGATGCTGATCGCCATCATGGGCCTGTGCATCAACATCTTCGTCAACTGGCTGCTCGTCTTCGGCAACTGGGGCTTCCCGGCCCTGGGCGGGGTCGGCTGCGCCGTCTCGACCGCGCTGTGCATGTGGATGATGCTGTTCGCCATGCTGGCGTGGATACGCTACGCGCCGGCCTACCGCGCCACCTACCCGTTCACGCACTGGGAATGGCCGCACTGGCCGGAGATCGGCACGATGCTGCGGCTCGGCGTGCCGATCGGCATCAGCTACTTCGCCGAGGTCAGCGCCTTCGGCGCGGTCAGCCTGCTGGTGGCGCGCTATGGCGTGGTGCAAATCTCGGCGCACCAGATCGCGCTCAACTTCACGTCGCTGGTGTTCATGGTGCCGCTCAGCTTTGGCATCGCGCTGATCACCCGCGTCGGCCAGTCGCTGGGCGAAGGCAATCCGCTCAAGGCGCGGTTCGTGGCCTGGGTCGGCGTGTGGATGTCGCTGGCGTTCGCCGTGTTGTCGGCCGCGTTCATCGTCGTGTTCCGCCACCAGATCGCGCAAGCCTATACATCCGACCCGGCGGTGCAGGAACTGTGCGCGCACCTGCTGCTGTTCGCCGCGCTGTTCCAACTGTCCGACTCGACCCAGGTGGCGGCCGCCTGCGCGCTGCGCGGCTACAAGGTCTCGCGCCAGCCGATGCAGATCCAGCTGCTGGCGTTCTGGGGCTTCGCGCTGCCGCTGGGCTGCTGGCTGGGCCTGGCGCCGCAATGGATGCCGTGGTCGCCGGCCGAGCCGATGGCGGCATCGGGCTTCTGGATCGGGCTGGTGGTGGGCCTGACGGTGGCCGCCGTGCTGCTGAGCTGGTCGCTGCGCAACCTGTCGCTGGCGCGCGTGCGCGGCGCCTGA
- a CDS encoding CsbD family protein: MNKDQVKGTAKDIGGKIQEKTGEVIGSSEQQAKGLNKQAEGKVQKGIGDAKEAIDDVVKGNRN, translated from the coding sequence ATGAACAAGGATCAAGTTAAGGGTACGGCGAAAGACATCGGCGGCAAAATCCAGGAAAAAACCGGCGAAGTAATCGGCAGCTCGGAACAGCAAGCCAAGGGCCTGAACAAGCAAGCCGAAGGCAAAGTGCAAAAGGGCATTGGCGATGCCAAAGAAGCGATTGACGACGTCGTCAAAGGCAACCGCAACTAA
- a CDS encoding S9 family peptidase: MRFILCFLALLAGGNAAAEKLTLDRIHADPSLSGPGVRSLKVSPDGARVTFLRGRDDNQFQLDLWEYNLKDKSTHRLVDSKILVPEENLSDAEKARRERARTASLKGILSYSWSPDGKQLLVPIAGNLYLIDVSKPDAARMVASGNVLDPKISPKGRYVSFVRDQNLFVIDLSNNKERQLTSDGKGTIHNGEAEFVAQEEMGQTSGYYWAPDDSAIAYKRYDEAPVPVVKRFEIYADRTDVIEQRYPAAGDPNVLVQLKIVSPVSGEIRNVELGAEQDIYLVRADWSANSKALLFQRQSRDQKKLELVSVDAATLTQRVLITETSPTWVSIFDDLRFLGNDKFIWPSERSGRKHLYLYDLNGKLLHPISSGEWGIDKLLAVDEKNGRVFVQSNRDAVIDSQTYALKLDGSSADKPARITEGDGWHDSSFSRNGEVFVDTFSDPDTPPQVSIRRPDGKMISWLEHNELNASHPYGKYKDAHLRTEYGTLKANDGQTLYYSMIKPSGFSPVKKYPVYLSTYGGPHAQHVARKWGNFFDQYMAQQGFVVWRLDNRGSFRRERAFTDANYLNLGKFEVEDQLTGIEWLGKQSYVDAKRIGVFGWSYGGFMTLRLLAQASDKIAMGVSVAPVTDWALYDTHYTEQFMSTPKANAAGYVSAGVYSHLDGLKSPLLLMHGMADDNVLFTNTTRMIDALVSRNVRFELMTYPGGKHGIAGRAPQRHVYGNIEAFFKKNLMPDAK; the protein is encoded by the coding sequence ATGCGCTTTATCCTCTGCTTTCTCGCACTGCTGGCCGGCGGCAACGCCGCCGCCGAAAAACTGACCCTGGACCGTATCCATGCCGACCCGTCGCTCAGCGGTCCGGGCGTGCGCAGCCTGAAAGTGTCGCCCGACGGCGCCCGCGTCACCTTCCTGCGCGGCCGCGACGACAACCAATTCCAGCTCGACCTGTGGGAATACAACCTCAAGGACAAGTCCACGCACCGCCTGGTCGACTCCAAGATCCTGGTGCCGGAAGAGAACCTGTCGGACGCCGAAAAGGCCCGCCGCGAGCGCGCCCGTACCGCCAGCCTCAAGGGCATCCTCAGTTATAGCTGGTCGCCGGACGGCAAGCAGCTGCTGGTGCCGATCGCCGGCAACCTGTACCTGATCGACGTCAGCAAGCCGGACGCCGCGCGCATGGTCGCTTCCGGCAACGTGCTCGATCCGAAGATCTCGCCCAAGGGCCGCTACGTCTCCTTCGTGCGCGACCAGAACCTGTTCGTCATCGACCTGTCCAACAACAAGGAACGCCAGCTGACCAGCGACGGCAAGGGCACCATCCACAACGGCGAAGCCGAGTTCGTGGCGCAGGAAGAAATGGGCCAGACCAGCGGCTACTACTGGGCGCCGGACGACTCCGCCATTGCCTACAAGCGCTACGACGAGGCCCCGGTGCCGGTGGTCAAGCGCTTTGAAATCTACGCCGACCGCACCGACGTGATCGAGCAGCGCTACCCTGCCGCCGGCGATCCGAACGTGCTGGTGCAGTTGAAGATCGTCTCGCCCGTTAGCGGCGAGATCCGCAACGTCGAACTCGGCGCGGAACAAGATATCTACCTGGTGCGCGCCGACTGGAGCGCCAACAGCAAGGCCTTGCTGTTCCAGCGCCAGAGCCGCGACCAGAAGAAGCTGGAGCTGGTGTCGGTCGATGCCGCCACGTTGACGCAGCGCGTGCTGATCACGGAGACGTCGCCGACCTGGGTCAGCATCTTCGACGACCTGCGTTTCCTGGGCAACGACAAGTTCATTTGGCCATCGGAGCGCAGCGGCCGCAAGCACCTCTACCTGTACGACCTGAACGGCAAGCTGCTGCACCCGATTTCCAGCGGCGAATGGGGCATCGACAAACTGCTCGCCGTCGACGAAAAAAATGGCCGCGTGTTCGTGCAATCGAATCGCGACGCCGTCATCGACAGCCAGACCTACGCGCTCAAGCTCGACGGCAGCAGCGCCGACAAGCCGGCCCGCATCACCGAGGGCGACGGCTGGCACGACTCCTCGTTCTCGCGCAACGGCGAAGTGTTCGTCGACACCTTCTCCGATCCGGACACCCCGCCGCAGGTGAGCATCCGCCGTCCGGACGGCAAGATGATTAGCTGGCTCGAGCACAATGAGCTGAACGCCAGCCACCCGTACGGCAAGTACAAGGACGCGCACCTGCGCACCGAGTACGGCACCTTGAAAGCCAACGACGGCCAGACCCTGTACTACTCGATGATCAAGCCGAGCGGCTTCAGCCCGGTGAAAAAATATCCGGTCTACCTGTCGACCTACGGCGGCCCGCACGCGCAGCACGTCGCGCGCAAATGGGGCAACTTCTTCGACCAATACATGGCGCAGCAAGGCTTCGTGGTGTGGCGCCTGGACAACCGTGGCTCGTTCCGCCGCGAGCGCGCCTTCACCGACGCCAACTACCTGAACCTGGGCAAGTTCGAAGTCGAAGACCAGCTGACCGGCATCGAATGGCTGGGCAAGCAAAGCTACGTCGACGCCAAGCGCATCGGCGTGTTTGGCTGGAGCTACGGCGGCTTCATGACCTTGCGCCTGCTGGCGCAAGCGTCGGACAAGATCGCCATGGGCGTCTCGGTCGCGCCGGTGACGGATTGGGCGCTGTACGACACCCACTACACCGAACAGTTCATGAGCACGCCGAAAGCCAACGCGGCAGGTTACGTGTCGGCGGGTGTCTACTCGCACCTGGACGGCCTGAAATCGCCGCTGTTGCTAATGCACGGCATGGCCGACGACAACGTCCTCTTCACCAACACCACGCGCATGATCGACGCGCTGGTCAGCCGCAACGTCCGCTTCGAACTGATGACCTACCCGGGCGGCAAGCACGGCATCGCCGGCCGCGCGCCGCAGCGCCACGTCTACGGCAACATCGAAGCCTTCTTCAAAAAGAACCTGATGCCCGACGCCAAATAA
- a CDS encoding HDOD domain-containing protein codes for MKLDALFQNPTALPTAPKVVEELISSFDKASVSTEEIAKKLATDPVLSAKLLRLANSAYYHVSRSIGTVEDAVLMLGFVTVRTLVISSGLVSGFKTVPGLDLKQFWRYSLHTAVSAKWIAKKTKENTDLAFTIGMMHAIGQLVMHSAMPEKSMEIDKIAGTMDARRLDAETASFGYTFADVGAELAKRWKFPAAFSETIEAFPEPHHNGELNRLAAVVSLAAWRARVEHAEMSEEEIAACYPTELAEELGLDDNALIDDMPSPDELSAGLEELVK; via the coding sequence ATGAAACTTGACGCCTTGTTCCAGAATCCGACCGCGCTGCCCACCGCGCCCAAGGTCGTCGAGGAATTGATCAGCAGTTTCGACAAGGCCAGCGTCTCGACCGAAGAGATCGCGAAAAAACTGGCGACCGATCCGGTGCTCAGCGCCAAGCTGCTGCGGCTGGCCAACTCGGCCTACTATCACGTCTCGCGCAGCATCGGCACGGTCGAGGACGCCGTGCTGATGCTGGGCTTTGTCACCGTGCGCACCCTGGTCATCAGCTCGGGCCTGGTCAGCGGTTTCAAGACCGTTCCCGGCCTCGACCTCAAACAATTCTGGCGCTACAGCCTGCACACCGCCGTGTCGGCCAAGTGGATCGCCAAGAAGACCAAGGAAAACACCGACCTCGCCTTCACGATCGGCATGATGCACGCGATCGGCCAGCTGGTGATGCACTCGGCCATGCCGGAGAAATCGATGGAAATCGACAAGATCGCCGGTACGATGGACGCGCGCCGTCTCGATGCGGAGACTGCCTCGTTCGGCTACACCTTCGCCGATGTCGGCGCCGAGCTGGCCAAGCGCTGGAAGTTCCCGGCCGCCTTCTCGGAAACCATCGAGGCCTTCCCGGAACCGCATCACAACGGCGAACTCAATCGTTTGGCCGCCGTCGTCTCGCTGGCGGCCTGGCGCGCGCGCGTCGAGCACGCCGAAATGAGCGAAGAGGAAATCGCCGCCTGCTACCCGACCGAACTGGCCGAGGAGCTGGGTCTGGACGATAACGCGCTGATTGACGATATGCCATCACCGGACGAGTTGAGCGCTGGTCTGGAGGAGCTGGTCAAGTAA
- a CDS encoding aminotransferase class I/II-fold pyridoxal phosphate-dependent enzyme, with protein sequence MTATSQYQEQYQAFKQLGLKLDMSRGKPAPEQLDLSNALTESLGGFKAADGTDGRNYGGTIGLPEARELFGKLLDVPAAQVVVDSSASLSLMHDVIIYSLLNGTPGNAPWVREPVTFLCPVPGYDRHFAICEARGIKMINIPMTEGGPDMDLVEKLVAEDASIKGMWCVPKYSNPGGVVYSDEVVSRLAAMKTAAPDFRLMWDDAYRFHHLSEKKLEVANILDACAKAGNPDRAIVFASSSKVTWAGSGIAALAASPANIAWWTKHAGIRSIGPDKINQLRHVRLLKDVATVEALMEQHRALLQPKFEAVLAQFEAYLGDVPGVSWTRPLGGYFIDLVTPEGSAKRTVALAKEAGITLTPAGAAFPYGNDPKDSHIRIAPSFPSLDEITKAAQGIALSLRVALAG encoded by the coding sequence ATGACCGCAACGTCGCAATATCAGGAGCAGTACCAAGCCTTCAAACAACTCGGCCTTAAACTGGATATGTCGCGTGGCAAACCAGCGCCCGAGCAACTCGACTTGTCCAACGCGCTGACCGAATCGCTGGGTGGCTTCAAAGCCGCCGACGGCACCGACGGCCGCAACTATGGCGGCACCATCGGCCTGCCGGAAGCGCGCGAGCTGTTCGGCAAACTGCTGGACGTGCCGGCCGCGCAAGTCGTCGTCGACAGCAGCGCCAGCCTGTCGCTGATGCATGACGTCATCATTTACAGCCTGCTCAACGGCACGCCGGGCAACGCGCCGTGGGTGCGCGAGCCGGTGACCTTCCTGTGCCCCGTGCCGGGCTACGACCGCCACTTCGCCATTTGCGAAGCGCGCGGCATCAAGATGATCAACATTCCGATGACCGAAGGCGGTCCGGACATGGACCTGGTCGAAAAACTGGTGGCCGAGGACGCGAGCATCAAGGGTATGTGGTGCGTGCCGAAGTACAGCAATCCGGGTGGCGTGGTCTATTCGGACGAGGTCGTCAGCCGCCTGGCCGCGATGAAAACGGCCGCTCCGGACTTCCGCCTGATGTGGGACGACGCCTATCGCTTCCACCACCTGAGCGAGAAAAAGCTGGAAGTCGCCAACATCCTCGACGCTTGCGCCAAGGCCGGCAATCCGGACCGCGCGATCGTGTTCGCCTCGTCGTCGAAGGTGACGTGGGCCGGTTCGGGCATCGCCGCGCTGGCGGCATCGCCAGCCAACATCGCCTGGTGGACCAAACACGCCGGCATCCGCAGCATCGGCCCGGACAAAATCAACCAGCTGCGCCACGTGCGCCTGCTGAAGGATGTGGCGACCGTCGAAGCGCTGATGGAACAGCACCGCGCGCTGCTGCAGCCGAAGTTCGAAGCCGTGCTGGCGCAGTTCGAAGCTTACCTGGGCGACGTGCCGGGGGTTTCGTGGACGCGTCCGCTGGGTGGTTACTTCATCGACCTGGTAACGCCGGAAGGCTCGGCCAAACGTACGGTGGCGTTGGCGAAAGAAGCCGGCATCACCCTGACGCCTGCCGGCGCCGCCTTCCCGTACGGGAACGACCCGAAGGATAGCCACATCCGTATCGCCCCAAGCTTCCCGTCGCTGGACGAGATCACCAAGGCGGCGCAGGGCATCGCGTTGTCGCTGCGCGTCGCTCTGGCCGGGTAA
- the fumC gene encoding class II fumarate hydratase produces MSNRSERDSFGPIDVPDDKLWGAQTQRSLEHFHISTERMPPELIHALASVKRAAARVNLDLGLLDGPKAIAITQAADEVLADKHTGEFPLAVWQTGSGTQSNMNMNEVLANRGSELMGGVRGESRKLHPNDDVNKGQSSNDIFPTAIHVAAAQALANTVLPSLRQLRASLHAKAEAFADIVKIGRTHLQDATPLTLGQEFSGYVAHLDFAEHAINAALPGVLQLAAGGTAVGTGLNAHPEYAVRIAAELEHTLSLPFRTADNKFAALAGHDALLSAHGALKTLAAALMKIANDVRWMASGPRSGLGEITIPENEPGSSIMPGKVNPTQCEAVTMLCCQVFGNDVAITMGGASGNFELNVYKPLIAHNFLQSARLLADGMRSFEEHCVHGIEPNRGRIAELMERSLMLVTALAPHIGYDKAASIAKKAQHEGTTLKEASLALGYVTAEQFDEWIVPLDMTRPNAA; encoded by the coding sequence ATGAGCAACAGAAGCGAACGTGACAGTTTTGGCCCGATCGACGTCCCCGACGACAAGCTGTGGGGCGCGCAAACCCAGCGCTCGCTGGAACACTTCCACATCTCCACCGAGCGCATGCCGCCGGAACTGATCCACGCGCTGGCCAGCGTCAAGCGCGCCGCCGCCCGCGTCAACCTGGACCTGGGCCTGCTCGACGGTCCGAAAGCGATCGCCATCACCCAGGCCGCCGACGAGGTGCTGGCCGACAAGCACACCGGCGAGTTCCCGCTGGCGGTGTGGCAGACCGGTTCGGGCACCCAGTCCAACATGAACATGAACGAAGTGCTGGCCAACCGCGGGTCCGAATTGATGGGCGGCGTGCGCGGCGAGAGCCGCAAGCTGCACCCCAACGACGACGTCAACAAGGGCCAGTCGTCGAACGACATCTTCCCCACCGCGATCCACGTCGCCGCCGCGCAGGCGCTGGCCAACACCGTGCTGCCATCGCTGCGCCAGCTGCGCGCCAGCCTGCACGCCAAGGCCGAGGCCTTCGCCGACATCGTCAAGATCGGCCGCACCCACCTGCAGGACGCCACGCCGCTGACCCTGGGTCAGGAATTCTCCGGCTATGTCGCCCACCTGGACTTCGCCGAGCACGCGATCAACGCCGCCCTGCCCGGCGTGCTGCAGCTGGCCGCCGGCGGCACGGCCGTCGGGACCGGCCTCAATGCCCATCCGGAATACGCGGTACGCATCGCCGCCGAGCTGGAACATACCTTGTCGCTGCCCTTCCGCACCGCCGACAACAAATTCGCCGCCCTGGCCGGCCACGACGCGCTGCTGTCGGCGCACGGCGCGCTGAAAACCCTGGCCGCCGCGCTGATGAAGATCGCCAACGACGTGCGCTGGATGGCCTCGGGTCCGCGCTCGGGCCTGGGCGAGATCACCATCCCCGAGAACGAGCCGGGCAGCTCCATCATGCCGGGCAAGGTCAACCCGACCCAGTGCGAAGCGGTCACGATGCTGTGCTGTCAGGTATTCGGCAACGATGTCGCCATCACAATGGGCGGGGCCTCGGGCAATTTCGAGCTGAACGTCTACAAGCCGCTGATCGCGCACAACTTCCTGCAAAGCGCGCGCCTGCTGGCCGACGGCATGCGCAGCTTCGAGGAACATTGCGTGCATGGGATAGAACCGAATCGCGGCCGCATCGCCGAACTGATGGAACGCTCGCTGATGCTGGTGACGGCGCTGGCGCCGCACATCGGTTACGACAAGGCCGCGTCGATCGCCAAGAAGGCGCAGCATGAAGGGACGACCTTGAAGGAAGCGTCGCTGGCGCTGGGTTATGTCACGGCCGAGCAATTCGACGAGTGGATCGTACCGCTGGACATGACGCGCCCGAACGCGGCCTGA
- a CDS encoding type VI secretion system tube protein Hcp, with amino-acid sequence MAIDVYLQIDGIRGESADEKHKDWIECKSVSWAVSQPKSATASTSGGHTAERCEHQDITLLKMADLASPVLLQTCSSGKTIPKAKFEFMRADGQGERIKYFEIELENVLVGTVSPSVQEGDVLSEQVSLKFSKVKWRYTQQKISGGSGGNTAGGWDLSTNRIAA; translated from the coding sequence ATGGCTATCGATGTCTATCTGCAGATCGACGGAATTCGCGGCGAGTCGGCGGATGAAAAACATAAGGATTGGATTGAATGCAAGTCGGTGAGCTGGGCGGTGAGCCAGCCGAAATCGGCTACCGCGTCGACCAGCGGCGGCCATACCGCCGAGCGTTGCGAACACCAGGACATCACCTTGCTGAAAATGGCCGACCTGGCGTCGCCGGTGCTGCTGCAAACGTGCTCATCCGGTAAAACCATTCCGAAGGCGAAGTTCGAATTCATGCGTGCCGATGGCCAGGGCGAGCGCATCAAGTACTTCGAAATCGAACTGGAAAATGTGTTGGTCGGAACCGTGTCGCCCAGCGTGCAGGAAGGCGACGTGCTGTCGGAGCAAGTGTCGCTGAAGTTTTCGAAAGTGAAGTGGCGCTACACGCAGCAGAAAATCTCCGGCGGTTCGGGCGGCAATACCGCCGGCGGCTGGGATTTGTCGACCAATCGCATCGCGGCTTGA